In one window of Primulina tabacum isolate GXHZ01 chromosome 8, ASM2559414v2, whole genome shotgun sequence DNA:
- the LOC142554760 gene encoding uncharacterized protein LOC142554760 produces MAKISNGSITRKRPPVLDGTNYSLWKVKIRFHIKSIDERAWQRVLSGWTPPRRIDEDGDSLIKPEIDMNMFGLITNCVSAKDAWDILQRHCEGSESVRRTRLRMVTSKFEIMRMEKSENILKYDRRLRKIANEAFSLGDPISNERLVSKVLRSLLERFNIKICAIDEAKDTTQMALEDLLR; encoded by the exons ATGGCTA AAATATCAAATGGATCCATCACTCGCAAACGGCCACCAGTCTTAGATGGAACCAACTACAGTTTATGGAAGGTCAAAATCCGGTTTCATATAAAATCCATAGATGAGAGAGCATGGCAAAGAGTTCTAAGCGGTTGGACTCCACCAAGGAGAATAGACGAAGATGGTGATAGTCTGATAAAACCTGAAA ttgatATGAACATGTTCGGGCTTATTACTAATTGTGTCTCGGCCAAGGATGCATGGGACATTCTCCAAAGACACTGTGAAGGTTCTGAAAGTGTGCGACGAACAAGACTGAGGATGGTTACTTCCAAGTTCGAGATTATGAGGATGGAAAAATCTgagaacatactgaaatatgatCGTCGCCTAAGGAAAATTGCTAATGAGGCGTTCAGTCTTGGAGACCCTATCTCCAATGAACGATTAGTTAGTAAGGTTCTCCGTTCTTTGCTCGAaagattcaacataaaaatttgtgCGATAGATGAGGCTAAGGACACAACGCAAATGGCTTTGGAAGACCTTTTGAGATGA
- the LOC142554761 gene encoding secreted RxLR effector protein 161-like, which translates to MIKKFANENTKHMKTPMGSNEKLSKDDAAENVDNTLYRSIIGSLMYLTASRPDLMFSVCLCARYQSNPKISHLKAVKRILRYIAGTVDLGLWYTHDTNSNLVGLSYADWAGDLDDRKSTS; encoded by the coding sequence ATGATAAAGAAATTTGCTAATGAGAACACCAAGCACATGAAGACACCTATGGgctcaaatgaaaaattatccaaagatgATGCTGCCGAAAATGTTGACAACACCTTATACCGCAGCATCATAGGAAGTCTCATGTACTTGACTGCTAGCCGTCCTGATTTAATGTTTAGTGTTTGCTTGTGTGCTAGATACCAATCTAATCCTAAGATTTCTCATTTAAAAGCCGTAAAACGTATCCTACGATACATAGCCGGAACCGTTGACTTAGGATTATGGTATACTCATGACACCAACTCGAATTTAGTAGGGTTATCATATGCTGATTGGGCAGGGGATTTGGATGATAGAAAAAGTACATCTTGA